CCGGGGATCGGGGTGCTCCGTGGGAACCTACAGACGGGGCGGGGATCATCGCCTccgggctcagccctgctgggggaCGTCGGTGACCGCCTGGTCCCCGCTCCTTTCGCCTCCCTTTGGGGGGAACACGCTCGGCTCCAGCTGTGTCCGCTCGGTTCTGCCTTTTTCGGGACCCACGGGTGGCCGTGTCCGGAAGCATGGAGTGCCCCCCGCCTGCGGGACGCgtgtgctcccagctctgcagggactcCCTGGCATTGCCAGAGCTCCCGGAATGTTTGGGGCTTCCTGCCCTGCTTCTGTcccatggggctgggaagggtttggggacagCCAGGTGACACTGGACCGTGTTCCCCTCACGTGGAgagggaagggcttgggctcCTGCCCTTCTCTGCAGCCTTCCTTGGACCCCAGGCCCAGCTTGCTCTCAcccctcactgcccccagcTTCCCACTAACAGGAGGGGGCTGCCGAGCCCCCCGGTCCTCAGCCTGGTGCCCAGGAACATTCTCCAGCTCACACTCTCTCTGCAGGGGTGCCTGCACCGCGTCTCccgctccagcagccccagcagcgccTGGATCCTGCTCCCGGTCCTGCTGCGCCGGGAGGAGGCTGACTTTTACGGTAGGCAGCCGACACTGCTCCTCCCTTCCCGTGTGCCTGGGCACCGTGTGCCACcacacaggctgtgccagggacagcGAGTGCTCCAGGTGGCCACCCAACCTGTTGTCAGGGGTGGCATGGAGAAAAGCAGTGGGCAGCTGAGGTGTGATGGGGGCCTGTGTGCTGCTCGCTCCTCACTGCCCCATCCTCTCTCTTGCAGACCCGTGGCGGGACTAGCATGGGAGAAGCCTTCCCTGGGCATGGGCAGCGCTAAGGagcctgaggggctgcaggtgctgagctgccaggctggggctgaggacGCCTGCGAGCCCAGTGCCAGCTCCCCTGGCTGCCCCGTGGCGGGCGAGTGCCTGCCCGGCTCCGGCTGTGCTGCGGGAGCCCGTGCCATGAGGACCTGCTGTGTGCCTGAGGCAGAGTCTCAGGGCACCCAGGCCAACTCAGTGGCAGAGAAGAAGGTGCCATCATCAGCAGGACCAGCTCCTGGCACACTtctccaggacagcagcacagagcagagtgTGGCAGTAGCAACAGGGAGCTGCGGAAGATCAAGtggtgctgcctctgcctgtgGTGCCACAGGGATGGGGGTCCCCAACACCCAGAAGGAGGATGCAGCAGCCCCCACTTCCCCTGTTTCTGATCCCTGCCTGCAGGCAACCAGCAAGGACATGGGGAGCACGGCAGCTCTTTCCAAACGTGTGGCATTCATGGAGCCCACTGCAAGCACCGGGACAGCTGAGCTTCcaagccaggagcagccccaggacagcaAAGGGAcatccctgggtgctgctcccCAGACAAAGGGCAGTGAGGCTCCCAAGCACCCCCAGGGATGCACAGCAGACCcccccagcaccagcactgcGGGGACTGGGGGTCGAAGTGAGGCAGGACCAAGCTCCactgctctgggccagggcaAAGCTGAGGGGAGCTCAGTCCAGGAtgtgggtgctgggagcagccagcagcCCCAAACAGCCAAGCAGCTCTGTGAATCCTACTCCTTTGAAGTGACCCCGCCCCAGGACACTGGGACACAAGACATGGGGACGCAAGTGGACAACCGTGTGTCCTTGGTGTCGGTGGCCTTAAGCCCCATGAGCCCCCCGTGTGGGGCTGCTGCCTTCACCTTCCCCAAGAGAGaggcagcctctgcagctccacgCCTCGAGCCCTCCATGAAGGACGCGGAGATGCAGGTGTCCATGCCTGTGGAGACCCGCTCAGTGGCCACGGGGCCGATGACACCGGTGGCCAAGTCCCCGCAGACCTCGTACCCTGAGGTGCAGGTGAAGGGGACGGTGCCGGAGGTGGTGGAGGAGGAGCCTCCGGAGCCCATCCGGGAGGTGAGCTGGGATGAGAAGGGGATGACGTGGGAGGTGTATGGGGCCTCCATGGAGGTGGAGGTCCTGGGCATGGCCATCCAGaagcacctggagaagcagatTGAGGAGCACGGGCGGCAGGGGGTGGTGACCCCGCAAGCCACCCGTACCGGCTCCGTCAAGGGCGGGCCCCGCAAGGGCGAGCCCAAGAGGCAGCCCAGCGTCTTTCGGGCTCTGCTGCAGAACGTCCGGCGGCCCCGGTGCTGCTCCCGTGCCGGCCCTGCCATGGagtgagctgctgcctgtgctggcagggtgGGGGTGCCTCGGGGCTTCTCCAAAGTGGGGATGGGTCCCTGCCCTGGCGTCCCGAGACACCCGGTGCCagtgtgcagggctgtggtggtgATGGAGCACTGCACACTGGGACAAGGTATCTCCTTTGCTAGGGTCCTCCCTGTCAGCCTGGGGTTCCCCCGTGAGTGTAGCCCCATGGAGGTGCCCTGGGACATGAGACTGGTGCCCTGTCTTTGTGCTTGGTGGCTTTTTTCAGCACGAGGAAGCACGTGGCTCCTTCCAGatggaggcagctgctcctgtgcatctcctgcccatggcacaggtCTGAAGATGGCTCAGGGTGcttgctgctggctgccctgAACTCTGGCACCCCAAGCAGGAGCATCTCTTCCCATGCTGGAGAGACACTGGTGCATCGCCCTGCCATTGCTTTGCCTGTCCAGGGCTTGGCCACACTCCAACCAGCCCGTGGCTGTGCATGTGTGGGTCCCCACAGCCACCCATGGCAAGCACCAATCCCCCAACTTCCCTGTTCTCtctgccccactgccatgtTGTGggtgccctggagctgggaggatGTGGCCACACAGGGCACCAGGACAGATCTCAAATCTGAGAGAGACAGAGGCCAAGCACGTGTGTGATGGAGAGCTGCTCGTGCCTGTCACCGTGGCTGGAGGTGCTTGGGGAGTCTGTCCCCATGGcccccagctccacctgcctgggagcagcacatCCTTACCACGGCTGGTGGTGGACATGAAGCCTGCCCTGCTTCCAGGCCTGTCCAGCTGCCCCAGTGGTGCTGGAAAGGCCCCatgtgctggggacacagggacatgtcCCACTGGGCCCGTTGGCTTCTCCTCTCCGACGGCAGCTGGGGACACGATGACTGCAGAACGCTGCCACTTTTTACAGCTGGGGTTTTACAGGGCGGGGGGGAGGGGAGCTTTTATTGAACCGTGTTTGCATTTTTGGAGCTTTTTAAGAGACACTTTCAGCCATGAACGTCCTGCCTGGAGCCACCTCCCCCTGTGGTGGCCTGTGGGGCTGAGACCATCTTTTCAAACACTCTTCCTATGTTGCCTGTGCTCTGATAGGCTGAAGAGCATTGGGAGTGAAGGGTCAGTCTGCAGGGGGGTGAATATCCCCGTGGTTGGGCCAACATCCctgtggctggcagcacctcagtgtcctgCCAAGATGTGGATCTTggctcccccagcctggccccatAGAAAGGACCAGCCCCACAGTGCCACAGCAAGGGGGGCCCAGGGCCATGTCCAGCGTCTGAtgggcaggaggctgcagaCAAGGGGTGCTTGGAGAGCTGCACCACCCCTCtgggcagaagtgcaggagggCTCAAGGTGCCAGAGTCACCACTGCAGCCGTTTTCCCTCGTTAAGGTAAATTCTTGCCCACCTAAACCCACACTGTACATCCTGGGCTTGTTTtgtccctgtggggctgcaaAGGGCTTGCTGAAGtgccagctggcagccagggccGTGGCAAGTGCCCACCCAGTGCCGTGGCACTCGCTGGGacctggctctgctcagtgccTTGGGCTGTGGGACCAGTGCCACGGCCGTGCCAGGGAGACCAGGAGCCCTGGGGCATCCCCTTGccaccctgccccaggctgtgctcacctccagccctgcactgccaaGCTGTGGCACACCAGCGCTGCAGCTTCATCAccgattttcttctttttttcctcttcatttctTTTGGGGGTGGGgcggggggaggaaggggcggGAGGATCAGTCTGTCAGTGTGGATGTTGGGTAATAAAACCTTGCACAAACCTCTTGGGGGCTGCCTGCACCTCCCTCCCCCGGGGCAGAGAGGGTCCTGGGGACAAGGAGCCTGGCTGAGCCCCACAGTGGCACCTCCCCTCTGGCACCAGCTGGCCCAAAACCAGCACTTCATGCTGGGAGAGACGACTCCAAGCTGACTGAGCCCCCCAGGCAGATGGGCTGATGACCACAGGACACTGACCTCCCGTGGAACAGTTTTATTGCCAGACACTGAACATATCAACACTGAAGCAGCTGCCTGAGTCCtgctctggccctgctgtgccctgtgagCCCGCTCACAAGTCCGTGGTGGTGAAGGTGGTGTTGAGGTATGCTGTTCTGGTGGGCTCCTTCATGTTCAGGGcagccaccagcacctcctTGTCAGTGGGGTCTGTTGGCTGCATTTT
The Agelaius phoeniceus isolate bAgePho1 chromosome 15, bAgePho1.hap1, whole genome shotgun sequence genome window above contains:
- the GPRIN1 gene encoding G protein-regulated inducer of neurite outgrowth 1 isoform X1; its protein translation is MPGREAAASITRPVAGLAWEKPSLGMGSAKEPEGLQVLSCQAGAEDACEPSASSPGCPVAGECLPGSGCAAGARAMRTCCVPEAESQGTQANSVAEKKVPSSAGPAPGTLLQDSSTEQSVAVATGSCGRSSGAASACGATGMGVPNTQKEDAAAPTSPVSDPCLQATSKDMGSTAALSKRVAFMEPTASTGTAELPSQEQPQDSKGTSLGAAPQTKGSEAPKHPQGCTADPPSTSTAGTGGRSEAGPSSTALGQGKAEGSSVQDVGAGSSQQPQTAKQLCESYSFEVTPPQDTGTQDMGTQVDNRVSLVSVALSPMSPPCGAAAFTFPKREAASAAPRLEPSMKDAEMQVSMPVETRSVATGPMTPVAKSPQTSYPEVQVKGTVPEVVEEEPPEPIREVSWDEKGMTWEVYGASMEVEVLGMAIQKHLEKQIEEHGRQGVVTPQATRTGSVKGGPRKGEPKRQPSVFRALLQNVRRPRCCSRAGPAME
- the GPRIN1 gene encoding G protein-regulated inducer of neurite outgrowth 1 isoform X2, yielding MGSAKEPEGLQVLSCQAGAEDACEPSASSPGCPVAGECLPGSGCAAGARAMRTCCVPEAESQGTQANSVAEKKVPSSAGPAPGTLLQDSSTEQSVAVATGSCGRSSGAASACGATGMGVPNTQKEDAAAPTSPVSDPCLQATSKDMGSTAALSKRVAFMEPTASTGTAELPSQEQPQDSKGTSLGAAPQTKGSEAPKHPQGCTADPPSTSTAGTGGRSEAGPSSTALGQGKAEGSSVQDVGAGSSQQPQTAKQLCESYSFEVTPPQDTGTQDMGTQVDNRVSLVSVALSPMSPPCGAAAFTFPKREAASAAPRLEPSMKDAEMQVSMPVETRSVATGPMTPVAKSPQTSYPEVQVKGTVPEVVEEEPPEPIREVSWDEKGMTWEVYGASMEVEVLGMAIQKHLEKQIEEHGRQGVVTPQATRTGSVKGGPRKGEPKRQPSVFRALLQNVRRPRCCSRAGPAME